The DNA window TTTCGCTTTATGGATTAGTCCTTGGACTGGGATCTGGATTTTTCTATGCCCTTTACAGCATTTTCGGAAAAGCAGCATTATCAAAATATGACTCATTAACGGTAACGGTGTACACGTTTCTTTTCGCAACTGTTGCCATTGTCCCTTTCAGTGGATTGGGTTCAAAAATGTCTACACTGACTGATGTAAAAGTAATCGGACTCGTGATTGGACTTGGTTTTCTTTCTACAATGTTGCCATTCATTTTCTATACGAAAGGCCTTCAATACGTTGAGTCAAGTCGTGCTTCGATTATCGCAACAATTGAACCAGTCGTCGCTTCGGTAGTCGGGTTCTTTATTTTCAATGAAACCTTATCGACATGGCAATATATTGGCATGATTATGGTGATTAGTTCCGTCATTATTGTACAAGAATCCAAAAACGCAAAAAAATCGCTCGCAACAGTATGACCAAGCAGACGCCTGACGCATACTGTATGATAGTAGAAATTTTTTATCTTGGGAGGTAGTTGTATTGTTAAATTATCCTGCTCCTACAACTCGGAGTGAAAAATTCGATATGATTGCTGTGTTGCAAGACCGGTTGCTTGCCGCTCATGGTGAGCATATTGTTAACTAAATGGATGGAGTCGTTAGGAGTGGATTACCGGCTCGATAAATTACCAATTTAGAGCGGGAGCTTTTTATCCTAGTCACACTTTAATAAGGAGGAGTAAAATGCATATACGCAATTCAGCTAAGGCAGTCATCCATAAAGAAGGTCATGTGTTACTGACAAAAAATAAAGATGCTGAAGGGTTCTTTTATTTGTTTCCAGGCGGGGGACAAGAGCACGGGGAAGTGTTAGTCGATACCATCAAACGAGAATGCTTAGAAGAAACAGGTTATCAAGTAGCTGCAGGAGATCTCCTCTATGTACGCGAATACATAGGAAAAAATCATGAACATGCACATGATCGAGACTTTCACCAAATTGAGTTTTATTTTGTTTGTACAATCGAAGCGGGGTCAGTAGAAATACCGGTTCCAACCAATCCAGATTCACATCAAATTGGCATAGAGTGGGTAGCAATCTCTAAATTACCAGAGCTTCGTATGTACCCAAAAGAAATTGGGGTGCCAATACAACAATTTGCAGAAAACCAGAAAGCTGCAGTGTATTTAGGAGATATTAACTAAGAAAAAATCGTTTAAAGAGCAATTATGGTTTTTATTATAAATGTAGTTATCTACTTAAGGATTATTTTTTAAATTCAAATAAGGTCAATAAATAAGTTAACAATAGTAAGTCAATGAAATAATGAAGATATTCTAGTCGCAAAGTGTCGAGTATATCCTGATAAAGCTGTTAAAACAAGCAGGAATTCTTCTAAATGGCTACTGCCAACAATAACAAAAATGTTGTATAGTAATGAAGGATATAAAGAAGTGAAAGGTGTTATCAGGATATGATGCAAAACCCGAAAGGAAGAAAGCGACTGGGTCTCGCGTTGATCCTCAGTATGCTTGGAATTTTAGCGCCGCTGAATATCGATATGTATTTGCCGGCTTTTCCTGCAATCGCAGATGAACTAGATGCGCATGTGTCGTTAGTGCAGCTGAGTTTGACCGCATGTTTGATCGGACTTGCGGCTGGACAAATTGTTGTTGGGCCATTTAGTGACGCTGTCGGAAGACGAAAGCCGCTCATCATCTCTGTCATTTTGTTTGCGCTGTCGTCCGTACTATGTGCTGTAGCTCCAAACATAGAGACTTTGATTGCAGCTCGCTTTGTACAAGGTTTTACGGCTTCTGGTGGGGTGGTGTTATCGCGAGCGGTCGTTAGTGATGTGTTTACCGGACGCGAAATGACGAAGTTTTTTGCGTTGTTGATGGTAATTAATGCTGTAGCTCCGATGGCTGCACCGATTGCAGGGGGCGCAATTTTAGCTTTGCCGTTTGCAGGATGGGAAACGATTTTTTATTTTCTTGGATTCTTAGGTGTGATGATGGTGATCGTGGTGACTTTGCGCTTACCGGAAACCTTGCCTCCTGAACAACGCGTACCAAGTTCAATAGGACATTCGGTTCGGACGATGGGCAGTTTGTTTAAAGAACGCCCTTATATCGGTTACGCATTAGTGGTGGGCTTAATCCACGGTGGTAGTTTTGCCTACGTTGCCGGTACGCCATTTGTATACCAAGAGATTTACGGCGTTTCACCGCAAACCTTTAGTGTGTTGTTTGGCATTAACGGAATCGCGATGATTCTCGGTAGTTTTATCATTGGGAAGTTTGGCGGCATTGTTTCTGAGCATCGTTTGTTGCAAGGAGCGGTCATTGTAGCTGTGAGCGCGACGTTTGTTCTGTTGATCATGACCATTATCCAAGGACCACTCGCTTCACTTGTAATCTCGATTTTTATTTACATGATAGCGATTGGGATGATTTTTACGAGCTCGTTTACGTTAGCGATGAAAGGACAAGGACACCGAGCAGGGAGTGCCAGTGCCGTTGTTGGAATGTTGCCTTTAGTTGTAGGTTCGCTCGTTTCACCTTTAGTTGGAATCAACGAAACGTCAGCAATTCCCATGGGTGCGATTTTATTTGGAACTTCTATACTCGGAATGATGGCCTTTTTCTTTTTAACTGGGCATCGACAGCAAATAAAACATTGATTTGAAAACAAGGGTTGAGAATTTTTTCTCACTCTTGTTTTTATTTTCAAAAATAAAAGAAACATTCAATTAATTAAACCGTCAACTGGTTTTATTTGGTATATTAGGTAAAAGAAATTTATTTTAGGAGGGTTCTTTATTAAAAAGCTACTCGTGTTGATGATGTTACTCTTACTAACTGCCTGCGGAGACGAAACCAATCGTACAATTTTAAAGGCAGTAGTGACAACTGGGATCTGATCTATGTGGTAAACGTCACGAGTTCTGATAGCCAAGATAAAAGCGGAACGGTTATCTATACAGGTAAAGGTCAAGCACCCGAAACGGTCGATTACCAAATTACTACGTCTTCAAGTGGATCTGAGGGGACTGGAGTTGTGTTAGAAAGCGACAAAGCGGGAAGCATTGGAAAGGTCTCTTGTGAAGGCTGCACCGTTATTCAAGAAGACAAAGAGATACAAGTCGAAATTAGCTGGAATGGACAAACTGAGGAATTTGTTTTAACTAGGGATAACTAATCCGTAACGATTGATTAAGTAACTAGTAGGAGGAATCAAAATGAAGAAGTTTTTTGTTTCATTGTTTGGAGGGTTACTAATCGGCTTGCCTTTAGCGTTTTGGTGGATAGGTTATGAAACCATTAGCTATAGCCAGTTAAATGTTACGGGTGTGGACGAGGTGATTGTGCGCGAGATGGATTTTGACTTTGTTTTTTATGCTTCGTTACTCGTTGTTGCAATTGCTGCGATAATTTACTTTGTGTGGAGCTTCATTAGCAAAAAGCGTGATGAGAAGTTTTACCGAGATTATGATAAAAATCGTAAACACTCGTAAATGAATAGTAAGCAAATAAAAGCAACGGGTTTGTTACTCCTCGTTGCTTTTTTTTTTATTGAACTGTATGTTGGTACTGCTGAATGCGGTACTGACGAGGTGTTAAGCCTGTTGCTTTTTTAAAAGCTGCTTGAAACTGAGTATTACTTTTATAGCCAACTTTGCTGGAGATCTTTGAAATAGGGCTATCACTCGTACATAGCAAATATTTCGCCGTATTAATGCGACAGGAGATAATGTATTGAAGCGGACTCATGTCAGTCACTTGCTTGAACAAACGTGCTAACTGGTATTTATTTAGCTCAAATCGCTCAGCAAGCTCCTCTAACGATAGCGTCTGTGAATGGTTTTCCTCCATATAGTATTTAATCTCTTGAATCGTAGCTTCTACATTAGAGTACTCGTTTGTTTCCGGTTTAGTGGCAGAGCGGTATACAAATAACAAGATCGCGTTGATCAAGTGATGTGCCATTTGTTTGGAGTCAGCTCCAGGTTGTTCTTTTTCTAGCTGCAACTGCAAGAAGAGCGACTTTAAGTTAGCAATTTGGCTAATAGATATAATAGACGGGTAATTAGCGTAACTAGCGGGGTCTAGTGGACAAAAGGTAAGTCGGTAGCCACAATATGTGTCTGAAGCTACATATAGCTGTTCATGCCAAGAACCTGCTTGTATAAAAAGAACGGTTCCAGCTGAAGCATGATAAGTTTGTCCGTCGATCTGACAGTGTATTGTCCCATTTAACACCAATAATAATTCAACTGTATCTGGGTGATGGTGGAGCGGGACTTGCTTTGACGTTCCATCGGGGACTGAAAAAGATTGAATGCTGTGAAACAGGAAAGAATCCGTGGCTATAGGCAAGTATATCGCTCATTTCTTTTCCTTTAAGTTTAACAAGAATTGATAAGAAAATCTGTATAATACCCGTATATTTAGTAACAAATTCATTAGTTACTACAAGAATCAATAGGAACTATTTTGTGAAAGCATATTTAAAAGAGATAACTAACTAAATCTATACTAATATGAATATTATGATAATTGAAGTAAAATAAAAGTAAGATGACTACCTAATAAATGAAAGAAGGTTGAGTGAGATGAAGCAATTATGGATAAATTTACCTGTTAGCGACTTAAATCGAGCAAAGGAGTTTTTCAGCATTATTGGCGTAGCAATCATGGAAAACCAAAGTAAGACAGATCAAATGGTCGGTTTACTCGTTGGAAATCCACAAGTACAAATTATGTTATTTCAGGACGAACAATTTAAAAGGTTTACTCAAAGTGAATTAACTAACACAAACGAATCAACAGAAGTATTATTTTCAATCTCAATAGAGACTAAAGAAGAACTTGATGAGACGATTAAAAAAGTGAAAAAAGCAGGTGGATTTGTATATAGCGAACCGGTAGAGCAAAACGGATTGTACGGTGCAGGATTTGCAGATTTGGACGGACATCGGTGGAATTTGCTAGTGATGTAGTTAAACGAAGTTTGTAAGCTGAAAACTAATGTATATGGAAACATGATAATTTGTATGTACTAAAACCCAATTTATAAAAAGAAATATTACTGCAGAGTTTCATAAGCAATAAAACTCTGCAGTAAATAAAATTGTGAATCAATTAGTGAATTGTTAACAGCGTTATATAGAAAATGCTCTAAAGATGGTTAACATAGAATTTAGCTTAAAATAACAAAAAAAGGCTCAAAAACGATTCCGTCTCACTGTCTTAAGTATACTTATTAAGTGAAACACTACTTCCGATAATTTATATTATGTAAACTGAAATTAAATTTTAAGATAAGAGCCCTTTTCTTGATTGCCTCTGCCCTTACCTTAGTTCTTTTCAAAGTATATTTGTATATGGTTAAAAGTTTCGAAATTTTATAAGATCTACATTAGTAATTAAATATCAATCGAATTAAGTATTATACCTTTCTTACGTTGCATCGTTTTGTTTCAATTTAAATTTAGAATAACTACATACAAGCAATTTCAATCATTTAACTATCAGTTTTAAATTCTTCCGAAAATACACTCCGATTTTCTTCCAAGAGCTTTTTTACTTATTAAATGGCTTGCTATCTCTCGTAAAGCTTATACCACCTTGAACCTTAATAATAATACCAATAATAAAAATCCAGCACCCTTTAAGGATGCTGGATTACTTAAGTACTGCTACGTTTCATATCTCGTATCGCTTGTATTGATAGCCGAACCAGCAAGATGACACAAAGAAACAATCCGGTATAGGCTGCTGTATTCAAATATACGGCGTAAGCATTATTGATAAACTGTGCTATGGCTAATAAAGCTGCGGAAATCAGTCCAAATGTGATTCCGGAGAACAATAACACAAACCGCGAGAACAGCTGCAAGATGAAATTGGCATTGTGCTTATCAGAAAAAACATCGTGATGAAGAATCAT is part of the Planococcus sp. PAMC 21323 genome and encodes:
- a CDS encoding DMT family transporter, yielding MENKSAWLLIAIGASLWGVIGIFVTYLYEVGFTPIEIVAVRVLTASIIMVPYVFVKNRHLFKIRVRDSKYFIGTGIISIVLFNWCLFSSMKESSISIAFILLYTAPAFVTILSRIFFKESLTARKVTALIITLVGCSLVIGIFSSSTASISLYGLVLGLGSGFFYALYSIFGKAALSKYDSLTVTVYTFLFATVAIVPFSGLGSKMSTLTDVKVIGLVIGLGFLSTMLPFIFYTKGLQYVESSRASIIATIEPVVASVVGFFIFNETLSTWQYIGMIMVISSVIIVQESKNAKKSLATV
- a CDS encoding NUDIX domain-containing protein, with product MHIRNSAKAVIHKEGHVLLTKNKDAEGFFYLFPGGGQEHGEVLVDTIKRECLEETGYQVAAGDLLYVREYIGKNHEHAHDRDFHQIEFYFVCTIEAGSVEIPVPTNPDSHQIGIEWVAISKLPELRMYPKEIGVPIQQFAENQKAAVYLGDIN
- a CDS encoding Bcr/CflA family efflux MFS transporter, coding for MMQNPKGRKRLGLALILSMLGILAPLNIDMYLPAFPAIADELDAHVSLVQLSLTACLIGLAAGQIVVGPFSDAVGRRKPLIISVILFALSSVLCAVAPNIETLIAARFVQGFTASGGVVLSRAVVSDVFTGREMTKFFALLMVINAVAPMAAPIAGGAILALPFAGWETIFYFLGFLGVMMVIVVTLRLPETLPPEQRVPSSIGHSVRTMGSLFKERPYIGYALVVGLIHGGSFAYVAGTPFVYQEIYGVSPQTFSVLFGINGIAMILGSFIIGKFGGIVSEHRLLQGAVIVAVSATFVLLIMTIIQGPLASLVISIFIYMIAIGMIFTSSFTLAMKGQGHRAGSASAVVGMLPLVVGSLVSPLVGINETSAIPMGAILFGTSILGMMAFFFLTGHRQQIKH
- a CDS encoding AraC family transcriptional regulator, whose protein sequence is MPIATDSFLFHSIQSFSVPDGTSKQVPLHHHPDTVELLLVLNGTIHCQIDGQTYHASAGTVLFIQAGSWHEQLYVASDTYCGYRLTFCPLDPASYANYPSIISISQIANLKSLFLQLQLEKEQPGADSKQMAHHLINAILLFVYRSATKPETNEYSNVEATIQEIKYYMEENHSQTLSLEELAERFELNKYQLARLFKQVTDMSPLQYIISCRINTAKYLLCTSDSPISKISSKVGYKSNTQFQAAFKKATGLTPRQYRIQQYQHTVQ
- a CDS encoding VOC family protein; the encoded protein is MKQLWINLPVSDLNRAKEFFSIIGVAIMENQSKTDQMVGLLVGNPQVQIMLFQDEQFKRFTQSELTNTNESTEVLFSISIETKEELDETIKKVKKAGGFVYSEPVEQNGLYGAGFADLDGHRWNLLVM